In Litoribrevibacter albus, a single window of DNA contains:
- a CDS encoding DUF1302 domain-containing protein, translating to MTKRKFMIRDLAVAVSMATVSLSASAAQFDVGEEGSLQIDTQITASAAWRTEDPNLGRVARSNTDYDGNSGEGSTYNYDDGTLNFKKGHTYTKKLTMTNDIEFTYGDVGAFGRVKSFYDFELQDESREHDELSASARDDAGSDVDLLDAFVWWNTYLGEDETPLSLRAGKQVISWGESTFIQGGINSTNPVDATAARTPGAEVKDILLPVEMLYASVGLTDALSMEAYYQLKWRKTEVDPCGTFYSTIDFATNVDCGNVLLSTIPGVDDNAYAEAGYPAVIHTPDNEPDDRDQFGIALRYYAEELNDTEFGFYYMQFHSKIPVIEGQVLQQGTDYGYFNLAYPERIKLMGISFNTSVEGGISLSGEVSYKQDVPVQYNAFDLVHGVIGLPSVAAIDIAKKQYGLEANEISQLQGQRVEGWDRFDIVQAQMTMIKFFDQVLGASRLTLAGEVGATYVRDLPDQNDARFGRSGAYGIGAYTYPGLSSCGETGKTGANDNPDYCTQDGYTTELSWGYRIRGKLEYNNAFAGVNLEPFFAWSHDVDGNGPEPGSQFIEDRMALNMGVNALYLNAWKASVGYTAFFNNADYNDLDDRDNAYASLSYSF from the coding sequence ATGACAAAAAGAAAGTTTATGATTCGTGACCTAGCTGTGGCTGTATCAATGGCAACAGTTTCGTTATCAGCTTCAGCTGCTCAATTTGATGTGGGTGAAGAAGGATCTCTTCAAATTGATACTCAAATCACTGCGTCTGCTGCATGGCGTACAGAAGATCCTAATCTGGGTCGAGTTGCTCGTTCTAACACGGATTACGATGGTAATTCTGGTGAAGGCTCAACGTATAACTACGATGATGGTACGTTGAACTTTAAAAAAGGCCATACCTATACTAAAAAACTGACTATGACCAATGATATTGAATTCACTTATGGTGATGTTGGTGCGTTTGGTCGTGTTAAATCCTTTTATGATTTTGAACTGCAGGATGAGTCTCGTGAGCATGATGAATTGAGTGCATCAGCACGAGACGACGCAGGGTCAGATGTTGATCTTCTGGATGCCTTTGTTTGGTGGAATACTTACCTAGGTGAAGATGAAACTCCTTTAAGTTTACGTGCTGGTAAGCAAGTAATTTCATGGGGTGAGTCTACCTTTATCCAAGGTGGTATTAACTCGACTAACCCGGTTGATGCGACTGCTGCTCGTACGCCAGGTGCAGAAGTTAAAGACATTCTGCTTCCTGTTGAAATGCTTTATGCCTCAGTGGGTTTGACCGATGCGCTGTCAATGGAAGCGTACTATCAGTTGAAGTGGCGTAAAACAGAAGTGGATCCTTGTGGAACCTTCTACTCAACTATTGACTTTGCTACGAATGTTGACTGTGGAAACGTATTGTTATCAACCATTCCTGGTGTTGATGATAATGCGTATGCAGAGGCAGGCTATCCTGCAGTTATTCACACCCCTGATAATGAGCCTGATGATCGTGACCAGTTTGGTATCGCGCTACGTTATTATGCTGAAGAGTTGAATGATACCGAGTTTGGTTTCTACTATATGCAGTTCCATAGCAAGATTCCTGTAATTGAAGGACAGGTTCTTCAACAAGGTACTGATTATGGTTACTTCAATCTTGCTTATCCTGAACGTATAAAATTGATGGGGATCAGCTTCAACACCAGTGTAGAGGGTGGTATCTCGTTATCCGGTGAAGTGAGCTATAAGCAAGACGTACCTGTTCAATACAATGCGTTTGATTTGGTACATGGTGTGATTGGTTTACCTTCTGTCGCTGCTATTGATATTGCTAAGAAGCAATATGGTTTGGAGGCAAATGAGATTTCTCAATTGCAAGGCCAGCGTGTTGAGGGTTGGGATCGATTTGACATAGTTCAGGCACAAATGACCATGATTAAATTCTTTGATCAGGTGCTAGGTGCAAGTCGTTTGACTCTTGCGGGTGAAGTAGGTGCGACTTATGTAAGAGATCTTCCTGATCAGAATGATGCTCGCTTTGGTCGTTCTGGAGCATACGGTATCGGTGCGTACACTTATCCAGGACTTTCAAGCTGTGGAGAGACTGGTAAAACCGGTGCTAACGACAACCCTGATTATTGTACGCAAGATGGCTACACGACTGAGTTGTCTTGGGGCTACCGTATTCGTGGTAAGTTGGAATACAACAACGCATTTGCTGGTGTGAACCTGGAGCCATTCTTCGCTTGGTCTCATGATGTGGATGGTAATGGACCTGAGCCAGGCAGCCAGTTCATTGAAGACCGTATGGCATTGAATATGGGTGTTAATGCACTTTACTTGAATGCTTGGAAGGCGTCTGTAGGTTACACCGCGTTCTTTAATAATGCGGATTACAACGACTTGGATGACCGCGATAACGCATATGCAAGTTTGAGCTATTCATTCTAA
- a CDS encoding DsbA family protein: MGKRVISIVMALGVAGLITACSDTESTKQTSANEPIMTVASGQLEEGTHYFSYENILAKQDSSLAQADIVEFFSYSCHHCQEFAPQLEKWNQQNPSKKVSYVPVVWNQTTGLYARVYYAVEPLENFESIHHDMFKLFETFGNEKSLGEQLDKIYAMLEEKGVDVASVKQRLESKELEDKLRNSIELSKHYEISGTPTLIIEGAKRVNNKVLTSKEELFTYVDRLMEM, encoded by the coding sequence ATGGGTAAACGAGTAATTTCGATAGTGATGGCTTTAGGCGTCGCTGGATTAATAACGGCATGCAGTGATACGGAATCTACAAAACAAACTTCAGCTAATGAACCAATCATGACCGTGGCCTCTGGTCAGCTGGAGGAAGGAACCCATTATTTCAGCTATGAGAATATTCTGGCGAAACAAGATTCGAGTTTAGCTCAAGCGGATATTGTCGAGTTCTTTAGTTATAGTTGTCATCACTGTCAGGAGTTTGCTCCTCAGCTGGAAAAGTGGAATCAGCAAAATCCTTCCAAGAAAGTAAGTTATGTGCCCGTGGTATGGAACCAAACGACAGGGCTTTATGCTCGAGTGTATTATGCAGTAGAGCCGTTAGAAAACTTTGAGTCTATCCATCATGACATGTTTAAGCTGTTTGAAACCTTTGGTAATGAGAAGAGCCTGGGTGAGCAGTTAGATAAAATCTATGCGATGTTGGAAGAGAAGGGCGTAGACGTTGCCTCTGTGAAACAACGTTTGGAAAGCAAAGAATTGGAAGACAAACTGCGTAATTCTATTGAGTTGTCCAAACACTATGAGATCTCAGGTACACCTACCTTGATAATTGAAGGTGCCAAACGAGTGAATAATAAAGTGTTAACCTCTAAGGAAGAGCTGTTCACTTATGTTGACCGCCTGATGGAAATGTAG
- a CDS encoding LuxR C-terminal-related transcriptional regulator, which produces MEMTHKSPVTSLFKLHSSRRLIPAKGSISVRPKVKEAVEHGLERSRLLFACAPKGYGKTLAVSAYARSVVAQGGQAEWVELSRGGESVEDFLCYLLDAIKSLLALSEPTSEEIQREIQYGWRDALEVFLLGINRHSMTEQEKSAEQKKLLVINGWDGVNTSSDERYILETLIRFTPADLKILVVSSKLDDALINSPVMINIQPQLMQYMDFSMGYSDVMARLVQLHVPDAEDRANYIMQKTLGWPLAVEVMVKELSSLSASAALDEPILLSRLSSFLAEQFNLPELHQTTHVLAVLSLVERVSEQFCTDVFGEQGALCFNVIKEQLILQSPPEGASTNYFLFNPVHRSWLVETHLKAISKEKLESWIVKSAEWFVQHQAFSEAINLCTYLGKADVILSVAEKSSDFLLQQHGFHQLRKLETLLTPEVMNSSPKLCSSMAWAWAYSMDFRRALTWLDNISEADVQEHGLTSLVLLIRAWCARYLGEYEKAKALVEEYRSHEDQGELTEAMSLILSARISLAVGDFSLGEQQINNSLRKARNWSDGRLESAVLIDLCRYHQQRGDWHSALASIDKGISLLHQQTLGTQSPFYGRMMMLKSYILWIQGDWLNADDVCDRGVKTALHNEDPMIVLGFSVKALLYRGKRSYRKAHRGIFELERLMHCWNVPDDFYQPLVNLVKAYLKLDEGQLSIAQSIYDDLAERDFWHPALLEWLPHLGYYLDLLGIRLSCAHGQWQHALELCDQLQRKLSVESRAVMYIPVMVLQATCYDALGDTKQSAKVLKRALQESMSCSYIAPFMELGVQVAPMLAKLNERGELGEFIYQLQHLEGLREHLSIGNDVCVPLSDREQGVLALIAEGHSNQAVADKLFISLNTVKTHARKINNKLGVKNRTQAIAKARELGLL; this is translated from the coding sequence ATGGAAATGACGCATAAATCACCAGTTACCTCTCTGTTTAAATTGCATTCGTCTCGTCGATTAATTCCGGCGAAAGGCAGTATTTCAGTTCGCCCAAAAGTCAAAGAAGCGGTCGAACATGGCCTGGAACGATCGCGTCTGTTGTTCGCCTGTGCGCCTAAAGGCTATGGGAAAACGCTAGCGGTGAGCGCGTATGCGCGTTCTGTTGTAGCGCAAGGTGGTCAGGCTGAATGGGTTGAGCTGTCCCGAGGTGGTGAGAGCGTTGAAGACTTCCTATGTTACTTACTTGATGCCATTAAAAGTCTGTTAGCTCTGTCTGAACCTACAAGTGAAGAGATCCAACGCGAAATTCAATATGGATGGCGTGATGCTCTGGAGGTATTTCTCTTAGGGATCAATCGCCATTCAATGACGGAGCAGGAAAAATCCGCTGAGCAAAAAAAACTATTAGTGATTAATGGTTGGGATGGGGTTAATACCTCATCTGATGAACGCTACATTCTGGAAACCTTAATACGCTTCACTCCTGCCGATTTAAAAATACTAGTGGTCTCTTCGAAGCTCGATGACGCTTTGATCAACAGTCCTGTGATGATCAATATTCAGCCTCAGCTGATGCAGTATATGGATTTCTCCATGGGCTACAGTGATGTCATGGCTCGTTTGGTGCAGTTACATGTACCTGATGCTGAAGATCGTGCCAATTACATTATGCAGAAAACCCTTGGCTGGCCTTTGGCTGTTGAGGTGATGGTGAAAGAACTCTCATCATTGAGTGCTTCTGCTGCCTTAGATGAGCCTATTTTATTGTCGAGGCTCAGCTCTTTTTTGGCTGAACAATTCAATTTGCCTGAACTACATCAGACCACTCATGTTTTGGCGGTTTTGTCATTGGTTGAACGTGTTTCTGAGCAGTTTTGTACCGATGTTTTCGGCGAACAAGGGGCTCTGTGTTTCAACGTGATCAAAGAGCAATTGATCCTACAGTCGCCACCGGAAGGCGCCAGCACCAATTACTTTTTATTCAATCCTGTTCATCGGAGCTGGCTCGTTGAAACCCATTTGAAGGCCATTTCTAAAGAAAAATTAGAGTCCTGGATAGTTAAATCTGCCGAGTGGTTTGTCCAGCATCAAGCCTTCTCTGAAGCTATCAATCTCTGCACCTATTTAGGAAAAGCCGACGTCATACTCTCGGTGGCTGAAAAGTCGTCAGACTTTTTACTGCAGCAGCACGGTTTTCACCAGTTGAGAAAACTTGAAACCTTACTCACGCCCGAAGTAATGAATTCCAGTCCTAAGCTCTGTTCTTCAATGGCGTGGGCCTGGGCTTATTCAATGGATTTCCGTCGGGCGTTAACCTGGCTGGATAACATTTCTGAAGCGGATGTCCAAGAACATGGATTAACGTCCCTGGTGTTGTTGATTCGTGCCTGGTGTGCGCGTTATCTCGGAGAATATGAAAAAGCCAAGGCGTTAGTGGAAGAGTATCGTTCACATGAGGATCAAGGCGAACTCACAGAAGCTATGTCGCTGATTCTTTCAGCCAGAATTTCATTGGCTGTCGGGGATTTTTCGCTGGGTGAACAACAGATCAATAACTCGTTACGGAAAGCCCGAAACTGGTCTGATGGGCGTCTTGAATCAGCGGTTCTGATTGATTTATGTCGATACCATCAACAGCGCGGAGACTGGCATTCAGCCCTGGCTTCCATCGATAAAGGCATTTCATTACTGCATCAACAAACCCTGGGCACTCAATCGCCGTTTTATGGGCGAATGATGATGTTGAAGTCCTATATTTTATGGATTCAAGGGGATTGGTTGAATGCAGATGATGTCTGTGACCGAGGAGTGAAAACGGCGCTGCATAATGAAGATCCGATGATCGTATTAGGCTTCTCTGTAAAGGCCTTGTTGTATCGTGGCAAACGCTCTTACCGAAAAGCGCACCGGGGAATCTTTGAGCTTGAGCGTTTGATGCACTGCTGGAATGTGCCTGATGATTTTTACCAGCCATTAGTGAATTTGGTAAAAGCTTATCTCAAGCTCGATGAAGGACAACTGAGCATTGCTCAATCTATTTACGACGACCTTGCCGAGCGGGATTTTTGGCACCCAGCGTTGTTGGAATGGTTGCCGCATTTGGGTTATTACCTGGATCTGTTGGGCATTCGCTTGAGTTGTGCCCATGGTCAGTGGCAGCATGCGTTGGAGCTATGTGATCAGTTACAGCGTAAGCTCTCTGTGGAATCACGTGCAGTGATGTACATCCCTGTGATGGTCTTACAGGCGACCTGTTACGACGCATTGGGTGATACCAAACAATCAGCCAAAGTGCTCAAACGGGCTCTTCAGGAATCCATGAGCTGCAGTTACATCGCTCCCTTTATGGAGTTAGGTGTGCAGGTCGCACCTATGTTGGCGAAGTTAAATGAGCGAGGCGAGTTGGGTGAGTTCATTTATCAGTTGCAACACCTGGAAGGGCTTAGAGAGCATTTGAGCATTGGCAATGATGTCTGTGTTCCGCTGAGTGATCGGGAGCAGGGTGTATTGGCGCTGATTGCGGAAGGTCATTCGAATCAAGCGGTAGCGGACAAACTCTTTATTTCGCTCAATACGGTGAAAACGCACGCACGTAAAATTAATAATAAGTTGGGTGTTAAGAACCGGACACAAGCCATTGCAAAGGCGAGAGAGCTAGGCTTGCTGTAA
- a CDS encoding DUF1329 domain-containing protein yields the protein MKLKNTLVLSGALALSVAASSAWAKVSEAEAARLGADLTPIGAEKAGNGGDIPAWDGGISAPPAGFDGSNYISPFAGETPKFTIDAGNMAQYADKLSEGQKAMLTKYGTYNIPVYPTHRTAAYPTELYDVIKKNASNTELVDGGNGLRNYIKAVPFPVIDQNDPDAGLKIIWNHIVRYRGGSVMRTINQATPQVNGSYTLVKFQDEFTFRSNLKGVDLSQPSNILFYFKQQVLAPARLAGNVLLVHETLDQVKEPRLAWLYNAGQRRVRRAPQVSYDGPGTAADGLRTSDNFDMYNGAPDRYDWKLVGKQEMYIPYNSYQLNSKSLKYDDIIRPGHLNPEHTRYELHRVWKVEATIKEGQRHIYAKRTFYIDEDSWSASVIDHYDGRGELWRVAEAHAMQFYDSVIPWYAVESLYDLLAGRYLVLGLDNEEGKSYEFNFERSEKDYTPAALRRSGRR from the coding sequence ATGAAACTGAAAAACACTTTAGTGTTGAGTGGTGCACTGGCTTTATCAGTAGCAGCGTCAAGTGCATGGGCAAAGGTTTCTGAAGCAGAGGCAGCGCGTTTAGGTGCTGACCTTACGCCAATCGGTGCTGAAAAAGCCGGTAATGGCGGTGATATTCCTGCTTGGGATGGTGGTATTTCTGCACCTCCTGCCGGTTTTGATGGTTCGAACTACATTTCGCCATTTGCTGGTGAAACGCCTAAGTTCACTATCGATGCTGGCAATATGGCTCAGTATGCAGACAAGTTGTCTGAAGGCCAAAAGGCCATGTTGACCAAATACGGTACATACAATATTCCTGTGTACCCAACGCATCGTACGGCGGCATATCCTACTGAGCTTTATGATGTAATTAAAAAGAACGCCTCTAATACTGAGTTAGTTGATGGTGGTAACGGTCTAAGAAATTACATCAAAGCTGTACCTTTCCCTGTTATTGACCAGAATGATCCTGATGCAGGTTTGAAAATCATTTGGAACCATATCGTACGTTATCGTGGTGGTTCGGTAATGCGTACCATCAACCAGGCGACGCCACAGGTGAATGGTTCGTATACCTTGGTTAAGTTCCAGGATGAGTTTACGTTCCGTTCTAACCTTAAAGGTGTGGATCTAAGTCAGCCTTCGAACATCTTGTTCTACTTTAAACAGCAAGTACTTGCACCAGCGCGTTTGGCGGGTAACGTTTTGCTTGTTCACGAAACACTGGATCAGGTAAAAGAGCCTCGTTTAGCTTGGTTGTATAACGCTGGTCAGCGTCGTGTACGTCGTGCTCCTCAGGTGTCTTACGATGGTCCAGGTACTGCGGCGGACGGTCTACGTACTTCTGATAACTTCGACATGTACAATGGTGCGCCAGATCGTTATGACTGGAAATTGGTTGGTAAGCAAGAAATGTACATTCCGTACAACTCTTACCAGTTGAACTCTAAGTCGTTGAAGTATGATGACATCATTCGCCCAGGTCACTTGAACCCTGAGCATACTCGCTATGAACTTCACCGTGTATGGAAGGTTGAAGCGACCATTAAAGAAGGTCAGCGTCACATTTACGCGAAGCGTACTTTCTACATTGATGAAGATAGCTGGTCAGCGTCTGTAATTGATCACTACGATGGCCGTGGTGAACTATGGCGTGTGGCTGAAGCTCATGCGATGCAGTTCTACGATTCAGTTATCCCTTGGTATGCGGTTGAATCTTTGTATGATTTGCTAGCAGGCCGTTACTTGGTACTTGGTTTGGATAACGAAGAAGGTAAATCTTACGAGTTTAACTTCGAGCGTTCAGAAAAAGACTATACGCCTGCTGCGTTACGTCGTTCTGGTCGTCGTTAA
- a CDS encoding thiolase family protein yields the protein MSKDSVVIVSGARTPMGGLQGALSALPATELGAVAIEEAVKRAGIDANDVQEVIMGNVLPAGLKQGPARQAMRKAGLSDNTGAVTINKLCGSGMKATMMAHDSIKAGTNEIVIAGGMESMSNAPYILEKARTGYRLGHGDQLKDHMFLDGLEDAETGKLMGQFAQGTADDKGYTREEMDAYAINSLERAKKAIDEGLIKDEIVPVTVKSRRGETVVSDDEQPHNANIEKIPTLRPAFAKDGTITAANASSISDGASALVLMSEAEAEKRGLKPMARIVAHATQSQHPSEFTIAPVGAIEKVLDKAEWSKEDVDLFEINEAFAMVAMMPIKELGLDPEKVNVHGGACAQGHPVGSTGSRLLVTLMYALQRYGKKKGVAALCIGGGEATAMAIELI from the coding sequence ATGTCTAAAGATTCTGTAGTTATCGTATCCGGTGCTCGTACCCCTATGGGCGGTTTACAAGGTGCATTGAGCGCACTTCCTGCAACTGAGCTTGGCGCAGTTGCTATTGAAGAAGCTGTTAAACGTGCTGGCATTGATGCTAATGACGTTCAAGAAGTAATCATGGGTAACGTACTACCTGCTGGCTTGAAACAAGGCCCAGCACGTCAAGCTATGCGTAAAGCAGGTCTTTCAGACAACACTGGTGCGGTAACTATCAACAAGCTGTGCGGTTCTGGCATGAAAGCGACCATGATGGCTCACGACTCCATCAAAGCTGGCACTAATGAGATCGTAATTGCAGGCGGTATGGAAAGCATGTCTAACGCACCATACATTCTGGAAAAAGCTCGCACAGGTTACCGCTTAGGTCATGGCGACCAATTGAAAGACCACATGTTCCTTGATGGTCTTGAAGATGCTGAAACAGGCAAGCTTATGGGTCAGTTCGCTCAAGGTACTGCTGATGACAAAGGTTATACTCGTGAAGAGATGGATGCGTATGCAATCAACTCCCTTGAGCGTGCTAAAAAAGCGATTGATGAAGGTCTAATCAAAGACGAAATCGTTCCTGTCACCGTTAAGAGTCGTCGTGGCGAAACCGTCGTTTCTGATGATGAGCAGCCACACAACGCTAACATCGAAAAAATCCCAACGCTTCGTCCTGCGTTCGCAAAAGACGGCACCATTACTGCGGCAAATGCTTCTTCTATTTCTGATGGTGCATCGGCCCTTGTTCTTATGAGCGAAGCTGAAGCTGAGAAACGTGGCCTTAAGCCTATGGCTCGTATCGTTGCTCACGCAACACAATCGCAGCATCCATCTGAGTTCACTATTGCTCCTGTTGGCGCAATTGAAAAAGTTTTGGACAAAGCAGAATGGTCAAAAGAAGACGTTGATCTTTTCGAGATCAACGAAGCATTCGCGATGGTTGCGATGATGCCAATCAAAGAACTTGGCTTGGACCCAGAGAAAGTAAACGTACACGGCGGCGCATGTGCTCAGGGTCACCCTGTAGGCTCAACAGGTTCTCGTCTGCTTGTAACACTAATGTACGCACTTCAGCGTTACGGTAAGAAAAAAGGCGTTGCGGCACTGTGTATTGGTGGTGGTGAAGCGACTGCAATGGCAATCGAGCTGATCTAA
- a CDS encoding Nif3-like dinuclear metal center hexameric protein, with protein sequence MSIVSRIQLMDYLNTLLSPGDFKDYCENGLQVEGRDQIKTIVSGVTACQALLDQAVALNADAVLVHHGYFWKGEPQSLVGMKGKRIRTLIKNDINLIAYHLPLDVHPEYGNNAQLAKLLGLTILDGLEVGNPNSIGLVGELASPVTAEEFSKQLTAVLGRTPLHIGEGSDSISKVAWCTGAAHSYVYKALAAGVDAFITGEISEPTVHIAREEGIHFYAAGHHATERYGAKALGDHLAEKFGIEHHFVDIDNPV encoded by the coding sequence ATGTCGATCGTTTCTCGAATTCAACTAATGGATTATCTAAACACCCTGTTATCGCCGGGTGATTTCAAAGACTACTGTGAAAACGGGCTTCAAGTGGAAGGTCGTGATCAGATTAAAACCATTGTTTCTGGTGTTACTGCCTGTCAGGCATTGTTGGATCAAGCGGTTGCGCTTAATGCTGATGCAGTGCTTGTTCATCATGGGTATTTTTGGAAAGGCGAACCTCAAAGTCTGGTGGGGATGAAGGGCAAACGGATACGTACGTTAATTAAGAATGACATTAATTTGATTGCGTACCACTTGCCTTTGGATGTGCACCCTGAATACGGAAACAATGCTCAGTTAGCCAAGCTATTGGGCTTAACTATTTTGGATGGGCTGGAAGTCGGTAACCCCAATAGCATTGGGTTGGTTGGGGAATTGGCCTCACCAGTGACGGCTGAAGAGTTTTCCAAACAATTAACTGCTGTGTTGGGTCGGACGCCTCTTCATATTGGTGAGGGTTCTGACTCCATCTCAAAAGTTGCTTGGTGTACCGGGGCTGCCCATTCTTATGTCTATAAAGCGCTGGCGGCGGGTGTCGATGCCTTTATTACTGGCGAGATTTCTGAGCCGACTGTACATATTGCTCGCGAAGAAGGCATTCACTTCTATGCCGCTGGGCATCATGCGACGGAAAGATATGGTGCTAAGGCGTTAGGCGATCATTTAGCGGAGAAGTTTGGCATCGAACATCACTTTGTGGATATTGATAATCCGGTGTAG
- a CDS encoding YhcB family protein → MESTSIDWLSYGLTFILGSALGALLTYWLQPANQKSRQLEKQLSETEQNQAEYQDKVTEHFAETAELFSELTSQYKKVYDHLSKSSQDLCNNDLISEQLKLGELKETQPPSTQPEDDHLDTEIDYEMPKDYAHSADKQQGGTLAEDFGLQKKRDTPIDN, encoded by the coding sequence ATGGAAAGCACTTCGATTGATTGGTTATCTTATGGCCTGACGTTCATTCTTGGATCAGCCCTAGGCGCTCTACTGACCTATTGGCTTCAACCTGCTAACCAAAAAAGTCGCCAACTAGAGAAGCAACTCTCTGAAACCGAACAGAATCAAGCAGAATATCAAGATAAAGTGACGGAACACTTTGCTGAAACCGCTGAGCTATTTTCCGAACTGACCAGCCAATACAAGAAAGTGTATGACCACCTTTCAAAAAGCTCTCAAGACCTGTGTAACAATGATCTGATTTCAGAACAACTGAAGCTGGGTGAACTCAAAGAAACTCAGCCACCTTCCACTCAACCGGAAGATGATCACTTAGATACAGAAATTGATTACGAAATGCCGAAGGATTACGCTCACAGCGCAGACAAACAACAAGGCGGCACCCTGGCCGAAGACTTCGGACTTCAGAAAAAGCGCGATACGCCAATTGACAACTAA
- the zapE gene encoding cell division protein ZapE, producing MTTPLELYRKDLEREDFKYDAAQEMAVNHLQRLYEELVADYEKSKSRRKVPSLSKVIKRKKKKEPLQGLYFWGGVGRGKTYLVDTFYDALPFERKIRTHFHRFMQRVHQELTDLKGQKDPLETVADRIAKEGVVICFDEFFVSDIGDAMILGSLLGMLFDRGVTLVATSNIVPDGLYKDGLQRDRFIPAIKLLNQYTEVVNVDSGVDYRLRALEQAELYHHPLDDGAEQSLQTSFDSLIPDAQHVECDVPVEVLGRNIQAKAICDDVAWFEFDALCNGPRSQNDYIELGRLYHAVLVSNVPELGAKTDDLARRFINMVDEFYDRGVKLIMSGEKPIPDIYTTGKLEFEFQRTTSRLLEMQSHDYLAREHKA from the coding sequence ATGACTACTCCGCTAGAGCTTTATAGAAAAGACTTAGAACGTGAAGATTTCAAGTACGACGCTGCCCAGGAAATGGCGGTAAACCACTTACAGCGACTCTATGAAGAGTTGGTTGCAGACTATGAAAAATCCAAGTCACGTCGAAAGGTTCCAAGCCTCAGTAAAGTAATCAAGCGTAAGAAAAAGAAAGAGCCATTACAGGGCTTGTATTTTTGGGGTGGCGTTGGCCGTGGTAAAACCTACTTGGTTGATACTTTCTATGATGCCTTGCCTTTCGAACGTAAAATTCGAACGCACTTCCACCGCTTCATGCAGCGAGTTCATCAGGAATTAACTGATCTGAAAGGGCAGAAAGACCCTCTGGAGACCGTGGCTGATCGTATTGCTAAAGAAGGCGTGGTGATCTGTTTTGATGAGTTCTTTGTCTCGGACATCGGTGATGCGATGATTTTAGGTTCCCTGCTGGGGATGCTGTTTGATCGTGGCGTGACCTTAGTGGCAACCTCTAATATCGTTCCTGATGGCCTATATAAAGATGGCTTGCAGCGTGATCGTTTCATTCCTGCTATTAAATTATTGAATCAATACACCGAGGTAGTGAACGTCGACAGCGGTGTTGACTATCGGTTAAGAGCCTTGGAGCAGGCGGAGCTGTACCACCACCCATTGGATGATGGTGCAGAGCAGAGCTTGCAGACCAGTTTTGATAGCTTGATTCCTGATGCTCAGCACGTTGAGTGTGATGTGCCTGTTGAGGTGTTGGGACGTAATATTCAAGCGAAAGCTATTTGTGATGATGTCGCATGGTTTGAGTTCGATGCGCTGTGTAATGGCCCTCGTTCCCAGAACGATTACATTGAGTTAGGGCGTTTGTATCACGCGGTATTAGTGAGCAATGTACCTGAACTGGGGGCTAAAACAGATGACTTGGCTCGCCGTTTTATCAATATGGTGGATGAGTTTTACGACCGTGGTGTGAAGTTGATTATGTCGGGTGAAAAGCCGATTCCGGACATCTACACAACCGGTAAGTTGGAATTTGAATTTCAACGAACCACCAGTCGATTGCTGGAGATGCAATCGCATGATTACTTGGCGCGAGAGCATAAAGCCTGA
- a CDS encoding Rho-binding antiterminator has translation MTKQISCESHDYFEIVCMRHSKIQLTLKDHRSVLGVARDIIRKASSELIVVDSSEGVVEVDLIDVVVLKALNNPIEAHNFEMVF, from the coding sequence ATGACCAAACAGATTTCTTGTGAGTCACATGACTACTTTGAGATCGTGTGTATGCGTCACTCTAAAATTCAGTTGACCTTGAAAGACCATCGATCTGTCTTGGGAGTTGCTCGTGACATTATTCGAAAGGCGAGTAGCGAATTGATTGTGGTAGATTCGTCAGAAGGTGTGGTTGAAGTGGATTTGATTGATGTGGTGGTATTAAAGGCGCTGAATAACCCGATAGAAGCGCATAATTTTGAGATGGTGTTTTAG